A window of Terriglobia bacterium genomic DNA:
ACAACCGATTGTACGACCGCTAATCCCAGCCCCGTGCCGTGTTGCTTTGTCGTGTAGTAGGGCGTAAAAATTCGGTCGCGCTCTTCGGGCGTCAGTCCCGCCCCGGTATCGCTGATTTCTAGCCTCGCGCGCTCACCTGTATCCCGCGTCCGCAGCGTCAGCGTGCCACCTTGGGACATCGCGTCCACCGCGTTCAGAACGAGATTCGACACAACACGATGGAAGAGGTCGGGATCGAGCGGAATCTCCGTGAGCGAATCATCGAGGTCCAGTTTCAGAGTGATCGGCCTCGCTGCGTTCTTCAACTGCGTACCATGCAGTGCAGCGACTTTGCGTGCCAGTTCATTCAGCGACGTGTTCTGCAACTGCGGCCGCGGCATTTTGGAGAAATCGCTGAAGCGTCCAATGATCGCCTTCAGGTTCGAAATCTCCGCCAGCAGTGTTGACGTGCTCTCGTTGAAAATTTCTTCGAATTCACCGGGAGCCAGTTCGCGTGCGCGCACAAGATTCTCCACCGTAATTTGGAGCGGGAACAGCGGGTTCTTCAACTCGTGCGCGAGCCGCCGAGCCAACTCTCGCCACGCTGCTACACGCTCGGCTTGTACAAGGTGCTCGCGCTGCTCAATCAACTGGCGTGTCATCGTGTTGAACGACTCCGCCAGTTGCGCGAGCTCCGTACCCGGGCCGGGCTCTACCTGGACGTTCCAGTTGCCGTCGGCGATCTCACGCGAAGCCTCGGCCAACTGTTCGATCGGACGGGTAAATCGTGCCGCGATCCACAGGCTCACCGCAATCGCGAGCAGAATTCCAATTCCTGCTATTGAAAGTGCTATCGCCTTGATGTGCTGCTGTAGTTCGAGCAGAGGACGTCGCGATGCACCGACGAGCAGAACCGCTGCGATCTGCCCGGTATCATCCCTTAGTGGAGTCGCCTGTGTGGTCGCACGGTCGTTCGCAGCCGTCGAGATCTGAACGGAACCCGTCTTTTCTTCTCCGGTTCGTGCGGCCTTTACCAGGTTGAGAATGGAATTCGGGTTAGCGACCGTCGGCCCGATCACGTCTGCGATATCAAGAGAACTGGTCGTTTGCCGGTAAAGCCAGACGTACATTCCCGGCGGCAACGAGAGTGAATCGATGA
This region includes:
- a CDS encoding ATP-binding protein, which gives rise to MSLRQRLLLLFAGVVIVSVALVAWTVSLRTRAAFNEMEQERTAALINQIRAEFHREGSEVGATLSRMAATDRLQNIAFSLTHGGDPSTYLQEAGSLAQEYQLDFLEIVQADGTIVSSAQWPARFGYKRQLPPATQQDAFLKNEELPDGTALGMIAVRPVHAGDAAIYLIGGKKVDREFIDSLSLPPGMYVWLYRQTTSSLDIADVIGPTVANPNSILNLVKAARTGEEKTGSVQISTAANDRATTQATPLRDDTGQIAAVLLVGASRRPLLELQQHIKAIALSIAGIGILLAIAVSLWIAARFTRPIEQLAEASREIADGNWNVQVEPGPGTELAQLAESFNTMTRQLIEQREHLVQAERVAAWRELARRLAHELKNPLFPLQITVENLVRARELAPGEFEEIFNESTSTLLAEISNLKAIIGRFSDFSKMPRPQLQNTSLNELARKVAALHGTQLKNAARPITLKLDLDDSLTEIPLDPDLFHRVVSNLVLNAVDAMSQGGTLTLRTRDTGERARLEISDTGAGLTPEERDRIFTPYYTTKQHGTGLGLAVVQSVVSDHRGTISVNSETGRGTTFIIDLPKRAEPESMGVRSGANG